Proteins co-encoded in one Kutzneria chonburiensis genomic window:
- a CDS encoding PA14 domain-containing protein has protein sequence MQIVVTPAAAAASKASDPRDVALVHSEQPRPAAVESPKTTADFTVQSSLAGVSGSHFDPKRSKVISRSMFTEEYLNPDGTHSTRESTAPLNAKDAAGNWQPVDTGLQVDGSSKRANAKRQALNPSLAQRADDPAVVSVQVDGKTASLALDQAAPATAAVAGDKATYANVQPDTDLDYEVTASALKETVLLKKAPAKSSWRFKLKTGGLTPALDGDSVQLKDANGAVVVVLPPIETWDSSGSDRTAPARTGGTYGLDKTADGWWLTVSVDPNWLRDGKRVYPVHVDPTFAFGVNESHVYRTDGYSCLNCALQIGNSLNKGDSYSRSVFHFDYSSLWGKTVVGAKMDLTRDTASTGSLLTWNANLYHATAFDFNGVGEYLASANVGDVGTLVGDAFTNYLRDRVNARDITPFFMLIGAENPGTWTYKYLNATLTVDTGTAPPAPGLVTPADGSVLASLTPTLQVSPVTDPDGDPVKYCFKVATGSDAKSGVVVESGCLDSPQWTVPSGVLHDGVSYTWQATAYSGITTTTPTWIGHLKVDLRIGAHSPSPVDSAGPVAVNLANGDVSTTVATPTFTTVGGNAGLTFTYNSQQVDDKGLRASYFNDISHNGNISSSQQPVLVRNEPQVNVDYGTDSPFAPALGADYFVVRWEGYFQAPATGTYQFAGVHDDAAQVWINGNKVYTSTGVSDLNWTQATGVALTQGQRVPIKVELQEITGAARMRLFTRTADGTTVPAQIVPADWLFSGDLPALPKGWTLSADLDGNGTTYTTAQVTDQNVVLTDGTGAKHTWTKKSAGGYSPPLDEDGVLALDSGGRVTLTEGSDVFVFRADGKLDSQSATADSRKPAALQNIYDGDPSRLSQIKDPVSGRAHVLHYNRAGDDCYGGATPPSGADTTAPSQMLCRISYWDGTETRLWYSGGRLSRVEDPGSQVTDFGYDADSLLTSSRSSLVNDWIAADPANRSGATDVVTAVAYDKSSGKPKGSGVTQAAPAPGQPRPGHGYRYDPANRISYVDTVGLSPAVGFTTKVAYDDADRVLSSTDATGRTTSQSWNVKDQQLTSTDAAGRVTTNVYDYDDRVTDNYGPAPASCFAGQLPTAACANTVPHKHTNYDENINGLSVAYYDNLDLAGAPKVYGTGVGEPSGKLVANYSATTPPVAGLSSASFAARFTGEIQFPDAGTYTIKVWVDDGVRVWIDDQLIVDAWADGGSHAVSGTYNNTDAGAYKRIRVDYYNRVDVGLINLNWIRPGQAEENVPGQYLKPRYGLTTSSTSSESNGVPDKTSASRFGDGNLDPTFGLPGSTVNDPAGLALASTAGYEAVGSGYLRRTSEAKPSGATTAYAFYGDTETRANPCVAGSAATNQGGLPKLTTAATPAAGSARTDEDVYDASGRVVAKATSGDWACTSYDSRDRVVQQTYPANPTAGARTVSYDYAVGGDPLTSSVTDYNGTVTTKLDLLGRTVSYTDAAGVRTDSAYDQIGRTASTTVTPPNQANSPLATTSTYDDAGRLLTTKLGTTVLATVTYDAAGELASVAYANGSALSAVGKDAAGQGTSLTWNTSDGKQIVSQVTRSRAGTITDESLGGLDPNPTGANYVYDGMGRLTQAFVTGHHYTYDFTSAAAAACPTGTQANAGRDTNRVRLLDQTGAGTAETDYCYDAADRLLATVGATALSGFQYDSHGNTTQFSSGGTTSYFGFDSGNRNVSARTTSSDPNQVADISYTRDVLNRIVRRDAHTGDGTTAVLYGYTGTGDSASLTMDGNKNLQTFSIVLPGGVLYTKQVAGGQDTWDAPSVRGDLSVTTNGSGVQVGSLRTYTPYGEALRTDGTVDNQAVPDNQPGNMDYGWLGQNQREYEHAGALSLVQMGERPYSPLLGRFLSVDPVDGGSANDYDYVNADPINHVDLDGTSFWGWLGNTVKSAFTDHLTTTLSVLAVATSWVPFVGVAFTVAAAVSSGYDAYNDFRHGDILGGILDIAGGFTGVGGLVKHAAAYAAKKAAAKLFTKAKSFRGVANSGRWARKAARQGAKQVRAAARYSAREKRYTRYGIAATALYEGSAQVRSRYHF, from the coding sequence GTGCAGATCGTGGTGACGCCGGCCGCGGCCGCTGCGTCCAAGGCCTCCGACCCGCGCGACGTCGCGTTGGTGCACAGTGAGCAGCCGAGGCCGGCGGCCGTCGAGTCGCCGAAGACCACAGCGGACTTCACGGTTCAGTCAAGCCTGGCCGGGGTGAGCGGCAGTCACTTCGACCCGAAGCGTTCGAAGGTGATCTCCCGGTCGATGTTCACCGAGGAGTACCTCAACCCGGACGGCACGCACTCGACTCGCGAGTCGACGGCGCCGTTGAACGCCAAGGACGCCGCCGGCAACTGGCAGCCGGTCGACACCGGCTTGCAGGTCGACGGGTCGAGCAAGCGGGCCAACGCCAAGCGGCAGGCCCTGAACCCGTCACTGGCCCAGCGGGCCGACGATCCGGCCGTGGTGTCGGTCCAGGTCGACGGCAAGACCGCGTCGCTGGCGCTCGACCAGGCCGCTCCGGCGACGGCGGCGGTCGCCGGGGACAAGGCGACCTACGCGAATGTGCAGCCGGACACCGACCTCGACTACGAGGTGACCGCGTCCGCCTTGAAGGAGACCGTGCTGCTGAAGAAGGCGCCGGCGAAGTCCTCGTGGCGTTTCAAACTCAAGACCGGCGGCCTGACACCGGCGCTGGACGGCGACTCGGTCCAGCTCAAGGACGCGAACGGCGCTGTTGTTGTTGTGCTGCCGCCGATCGAGACCTGGGACTCGTCCGGTTCGGACCGCACGGCGCCGGCCCGGACCGGCGGCACGTACGGCCTGGACAAGACGGCCGACGGCTGGTGGCTGACGGTGTCGGTCGACCCGAACTGGCTGAGGGACGGCAAGCGGGTCTACCCGGTACACGTCGATCCGACGTTCGCCTTCGGTGTCAACGAGTCGCATGTGTACCGCACCGACGGCTACAGCTGCCTCAACTGTGCCCTTCAGATCGGCAACAGCCTCAACAAGGGCGATTCCTACAGCCGCAGCGTCTTCCACTTCGACTACTCATCACTGTGGGGCAAGACCGTGGTCGGCGCGAAGATGGACCTGACGCGGGACACCGCGTCCACGGGTTCCCTGCTGACCTGGAACGCGAACCTGTACCACGCGACGGCTTTCGACTTCAACGGCGTCGGTGAGTACTTGGCCAGCGCCAATGTCGGCGATGTCGGCACGCTGGTGGGCGACGCGTTCACCAACTACCTGCGCGACCGCGTCAACGCCCGTGACATCACGCCGTTCTTCATGCTGATCGGCGCGGAGAATCCCGGCACTTGGACGTACAAGTACCTCAACGCCACGCTGACCGTCGACACGGGCACGGCCCCGCCGGCTCCGGGCCTGGTCACGCCGGCGGACGGTTCGGTGCTGGCGTCGCTGACGCCCACGCTCCAGGTGAGCCCGGTGACCGACCCCGACGGCGATCCGGTCAAGTACTGCTTCAAGGTGGCCACCGGTTCGGACGCGAAGTCCGGTGTTGTCGTGGAGTCCGGCTGCCTGGACTCTCCACAGTGGACTGTCCCGTCAGGTGTTCTGCACGACGGCGTCTCCTACACCTGGCAGGCCACCGCCTACAGCGGGATCACCACGACCACGCCGACGTGGATCGGACATCTCAAGGTGGACCTGCGGATCGGCGCGCACAGCCCGTCCCCTGTCGACTCGGCCGGCCCCGTTGCGGTGAACCTGGCCAACGGCGACGTCTCCACCACGGTCGCCACGCCCACCTTCACCACGGTCGGCGGCAACGCCGGGCTGACCTTCACGTACAACTCGCAGCAGGTCGACGACAAGGGCCTGCGCGCGTCGTACTTCAACGACATCAGCCACAACGGCAACATCAGCTCCTCGCAGCAGCCCGTGCTGGTGCGCAACGAGCCCCAGGTCAACGTGGACTACGGCACCGACTCGCCGTTCGCGCCCGCGCTCGGTGCGGACTACTTCGTGGTCCGCTGGGAGGGCTACTTCCAGGCTCCGGCCACCGGCACCTACCAGTTCGCCGGCGTGCACGACGACGCCGCGCAGGTGTGGATCAACGGCAACAAGGTGTACACCAGCACCGGGGTCAGCGACCTCAACTGGACGCAGGCCACCGGCGTGGCGCTGACCCAGGGTCAGCGGGTGCCGATCAAGGTGGAGCTCCAGGAGATCACCGGTGCGGCCCGGATGCGGCTGTTCACCCGGACCGCCGACGGCACGACCGTGCCGGCGCAGATCGTGCCCGCGGACTGGCTGTTCTCCGGCGACCTGCCGGCGCTGCCGAAGGGCTGGACGCTGTCGGCCGATCTTGACGGCAACGGCACCACCTACACGACCGCGCAGGTCACCGACCAGAACGTGGTGCTGACCGACGGCACCGGCGCCAAGCACACGTGGACCAAGAAGTCCGCCGGTGGCTACAGCCCGCCGCTGGATGAGGACGGCGTGCTGGCGCTGGACAGCGGCGGCCGGGTGACGCTGACCGAGGGATCGGACGTGTTCGTCTTCCGGGCCGACGGCAAGCTGGACAGCCAGTCGGCCACGGCGGATTCCCGCAAGCCGGCGGCATTGCAGAACATCTACGACGGTGATCCGTCGCGGCTGTCGCAGATCAAGGACCCGGTCAGCGGCCGAGCCCATGTGCTGCACTACAACCGGGCCGGCGACGACTGCTACGGCGGCGCCACCCCGCCCTCCGGCGCGGACACGACGGCTCCGTCGCAGATGTTGTGCCGCATCAGCTACTGGGACGGCACCGAGACCCGACTCTGGTACAGCGGCGGACGGTTGAGCCGGGTGGAGGATCCCGGTTCGCAGGTCACGGACTTCGGTTACGACGCCGACAGCCTGCTCACCTCGTCGCGTTCCAGCCTGGTCAACGACTGGATCGCCGCCGACCCGGCCAACCGGTCCGGTGCGACCGATGTCGTCACGGCTGTCGCGTACGACAAGTCGTCCGGCAAGCCGAAGGGCAGCGGCGTGACCCAGGCCGCGCCCGCCCCCGGCCAGCCGCGACCGGGGCACGGCTACCGGTACGACCCGGCCAACCGGATATCCTATGTGGACACCGTCGGGCTGAGCCCGGCTGTCGGCTTCACCACCAAGGTCGCCTACGATGACGCCGATCGGGTGCTCAGCTCGACCGACGCCACCGGCCGCACCACATCGCAGTCGTGGAACGTCAAGGACCAGCAGTTGACGTCCACCGACGCGGCCGGCCGGGTCACCACCAACGTCTACGACTACGACGACCGCGTCACCGACAACTACGGCCCGGCGCCCGCGTCCTGCTTCGCCGGCCAGCTGCCCACCGCGGCGTGCGCGAACACCGTGCCGCACAAGCACACCAACTACGACGAGAACATCAACGGGCTGTCCGTCGCCTACTACGACAACCTCGACCTGGCCGGTGCGCCCAAGGTCTACGGCACCGGTGTCGGCGAGCCCAGCGGCAAGCTGGTCGCCAACTACAGCGCCACCACGCCACCGGTCGCCGGCCTGTCGTCGGCCAGCTTCGCGGCCCGTTTCACCGGGGAGATCCAGTTCCCGGACGCCGGCACCTACACGATCAAGGTGTGGGTGGACGACGGCGTGCGCGTGTGGATCGATGACCAGCTGATCGTCGACGCCTGGGCGGACGGCGGCTCGCACGCGGTCTCGGGCACGTACAACAACACCGATGCCGGGGCGTACAAGCGAATTCGGGTCGACTACTACAACCGGGTCGACGTCGGACTGATCAACCTGAACTGGATCCGGCCCGGCCAGGCCGAGGAGAACGTGCCCGGCCAGTATCTCAAGCCGCGCTACGGGCTGACCACGTCGAGCACCTCGTCGGAGTCCAACGGCGTGCCGGACAAGACCAGCGCCAGCAGGTTCGGTGACGGCAACCTCGACCCGACCTTCGGGCTGCCCGGCTCGACCGTCAACGACCCGGCCGGTCTGGCGCTGGCCAGCACTGCCGGCTACGAGGCGGTCGGCAGCGGCTACCTGCGCCGCACCAGCGAGGCCAAGCCGAGCGGCGCCACCACGGCCTACGCCTTCTACGGCGATACCGAGACGCGGGCCAACCCCTGCGTCGCCGGCAGCGCCGCGACCAACCAGGGCGGTCTGCCCAAGCTGACCACCGCCGCCACGCCGGCGGCCGGCTCGGCCCGTACCGACGAGGACGTCTACGACGCCTCCGGCCGGGTGGTCGCCAAGGCCACCAGCGGTGACTGGGCGTGCACCAGCTACGACAGCCGCGACCGGGTCGTGCAGCAGACCTACCCGGCCAACCCGACCGCGGGCGCCCGCACCGTCAGCTACGACTACGCCGTCGGCGGCGACCCGCTCACCAGCTCGGTCACCGACTACAACGGCACCGTCACCACCAAGCTCGACCTGTTGGGGCGCACGGTGTCCTACACCGACGCGGCCGGCGTGCGGACCGACTCGGCCTACGACCAGATCGGCCGAACGGCTAGCACCACCGTGACACCGCCGAACCAGGCCAACAGCCCACTGGCGACCACGTCGACCTATGACGACGCCGGCCGGCTGTTGACCACCAAGCTCGGCACGACCGTGCTGGCCACGGTGACCTACGACGCGGCGGGCGAGCTGGCCTCGGTCGCGTACGCCAACGGCAGCGCGCTGTCGGCCGTGGGCAAGGACGCCGCCGGGCAGGGCACGTCGCTGACCTGGAACACCAGTGACGGCAAGCAGATCGTCTCGCAGGTCACCCGCAGCCGGGCCGGCACCATCACCGACGAGTCGCTCGGCGGCCTCGACCCGAATCCGACCGGCGCCAACTACGTCTACGACGGAATGGGCCGGCTGACCCAGGCCTTTGTCACCGGGCACCACTACACGTACGACTTCACGTCGGCGGCCGCGGCGGCCTGCCCGACCGGCACGCAGGCCAACGCCGGCCGCGACACCAACCGGGTTCGGCTGCTCGACCAGACCGGTGCCGGCACCGCCGAGACCGACTACTGCTACGACGCCGCGGACCGGCTGCTGGCCACCGTCGGCGCCACCGCGCTGTCCGGTTTCCAGTACGACAGCCACGGCAACACCACGCAGTTCAGCTCGGGCGGCACGACGAGCTACTTCGGGTTCGACTCCGGCAACCGCAACGTGTCCGCCCGCACGACAAGCAGCGATCCCAACCAGGTGGCGGACATCTCCTACACGCGGGACGTGCTCAACCGGATCGTCCGCCGGGACGCCCATACCGGCGACGGCACGACCGCGGTGCTCTACGGCTACACCGGCACCGGCGACTCGGCCAGCCTGACCATGGACGGCAACAAGAATCTCCAGACCTTCAGCATCGTGTTGCCGGGCGGCGTGCTTTACACCAAGCAGGTCGCCGGCGGCCAGGACACCTGGGACGCCCCATCGGTTCGCGGCGACCTGTCCGTCACCACCAACGGCAGCGGCGTGCAGGTCGGCTCGCTGCGCACGTACACGCCGTACGGCGAAGCGCTGCGGACCGACGGCACCGTCGACAATCAGGCCGTGCCGGACAACCAGCCGGGCAACATGGACTACGGCTGGCTCGGCCAGAACCAGCGGGAGTACGAGCACGCCGGCGCGCTGTCGCTGGTGCAGATGGGCGAGCGCCCGTACAGCCCGCTGCTGGGCCGATTCCTGTCCGTGGACCCGGTCGACGGCGGGTCGGCCAACGACTACGACTACGTCAACGCCGACCCGATCAACCACGTCGACCTGGACGGCACCTCGTTCTGGGGTTGGCTGGGCAACACCGTCAAGAGCGCCTTCACCGATCACCTGACGACCACGCTGAGCGTGCTGGCCGTGGCCACGTCGTGGGTGCCGTTCGTCGGGGTCGCGTTCACCGTGGCCGCCGCGGTCAGCAGCGGCTATGACGCGTACAACGACTTCCGACACGGCGACATCCTCGGCGGCATCCTCGACATCGCCGGCGGCTTCACCGGTGTCGGCGGCCTCGTCAAACACGCTGCCGCCTACGCCGCCAAGAAGGCCGCGGCCAAATTGTTCACCAAGGCCAAATCCTTCCGAGGGGTGGCAAACAGCGGGCGGTGGGCGCGAAAAGCGGCTCGTCAGGGCGCAAAACAGGTGCGCGCGGCGGCCAGGTACTCCGCTCGTGAGAAGCGCTACACCCGATATGGAATTGCCGCGACCGCGCTGTACGAGGGCAGTGCGCAGGTGCGGAGCAGGTATCATTTCTAG
- a CDS encoding GNAT family N-acetyltransferase has product MTESDQDRALCIEVSEPIWWLGADAWRAEAARRQYRPEWTWIAEDEGRVLARAVWWGQTDSEHPLALDCLVTDDAVTDRAGVAAELLTAAHKAFVDAGAQRLPLYNIMKLPGGWRGDPALAAAVAWRQDAAHRAGLTVEVERLQYEWTPDAGVPEPGGRLVFSPEPDDEVFLQALLRVAEGSLDAHTRENEAAHGAEATAREALEFYLDRPGKREWWRLAHTPDGVLAGLAIPSATPYNRNVGYLGVVPELRGQGLVAEILAEITRFHAADGADRITATTDLGNRPMAAAFDRAGYRNTEVRVILSAPA; this is encoded by the coding sequence ATGACCGAGTCTGATCAGGACCGCGCCCTGTGCATCGAGGTCAGCGAGCCGATCTGGTGGCTGGGCGCCGACGCCTGGCGCGCCGAGGCAGCCCGGCGCCAGTACCGTCCTGAATGGACGTGGATCGCGGAGGACGAGGGCCGGGTCCTCGCCCGCGCCGTGTGGTGGGGCCAAACCGACAGCGAGCACCCGCTGGCGCTGGACTGCCTGGTCACCGACGACGCCGTCACCGACCGCGCCGGCGTGGCGGCCGAGCTGCTCACCGCCGCGCACAAGGCGTTCGTGGACGCCGGCGCGCAGCGGCTGCCGTTGTACAACATCATGAAGCTGCCCGGCGGGTGGCGGGGCGACCCCGCTCTGGCCGCCGCGGTGGCCTGGCGGCAGGACGCGGCCCACCGCGCCGGGCTCACCGTCGAGGTCGAGCGGCTGCAATACGAGTGGACCCCCGACGCGGGCGTCCCGGAGCCGGGCGGGCGGCTGGTGTTTTCCCCCGAGCCGGACGACGAGGTGTTCCTGCAGGCGCTGCTGCGGGTAGCCGAGGGCAGCCTGGACGCCCACACCCGCGAGAACGAGGCGGCCCATGGCGCGGAGGCCACCGCCCGCGAGGCGTTGGAGTTCTACCTGGACCGGCCCGGCAAACGGGAGTGGTGGCGGCTTGCCCACACCCCCGACGGCGTGCTGGCCGGCCTGGCCATCCCCTCGGCCACCCCGTACAACCGCAATGTCGGCTACCTCGGCGTCGTGCCCGAGTTGCGCGGCCAGGGCCTCGTCGCGGAGATTCTGGCGGAGATCACCCGGTTTCACGCCGCCGACGGCGCGGACCGGATCACCGCTACCACTGACCTGGGCAACCGCCCGATGGCTGCGGCGTTCGACCGCGCCGGCTACCGCAACACCGAAGTCCGGGTGATTCTGTCCGCCCCCGCGTGA